Proteins found in one Paenibacillus sp. FSL R10-2782 genomic segment:
- a CDS encoding iron-dependent peroxidase: MNYVWDLLMRAREQELDVNSFRFVPAVSYSPYMELSLTELNTSELEQVVEINPYYRFYSIFRDLFPPDAEEYLELRESLFDIMMHFLAETDLYQGMNRREYHIQFVQRDIENGIFGPKVKESFAQLNREEQDAIAEGLLRLYETGEAVHLLKETMRRVFHRSIIYTNCEEKDELLIYIGQKETQLSRIKADLILDLFLPARFTIELYWTRHFGILEADPTMKIDAIALY, translated from the coding sequence GTGAATTACGTCTGGGATTTGCTCATGCGCGCGAGGGAACAGGAGTTAGATGTGAACAGCTTCCGGTTTGTACCCGCTGTCAGCTACTCCCCGTATATGGAGCTGAGTCTGACCGAGCTGAATACATCTGAGCTGGAGCAGGTGGTGGAAATCAATCCGTACTACCGCTTTTATTCTATTTTTCGGGACCTGTTTCCGCCGGATGCTGAAGAGTACCTAGAGCTGAGAGAGTCGCTGTTCGATATTATGATGCATTTTCTGGCCGAAACGGATCTGTATCAAGGGATGAATCGGCGGGAGTACCATATTCAGTTTGTTCAGCGTGACATCGAAAATGGCATCTTTGGCCCGAAGGTGAAGGAAAGCTTTGCGCAGTTAAACCGTGAGGAGCAGGATGCGATTGCCGAAGGGTTGCTGCGGCTGTATGAGACGGGGGAAGCTGTACATTTGCTAAAAGAAACGATGCGCCGCGTTTTCCACCGCTCGATCATTTACACCAATTGTGAGGAAAAGGACGAATTGCTTATCTATATCGGTCAGAAGGAAACGCAGTTGTCACGGATTAAAGCGGATTTAATTCTGGACCTGTTTCTTCCGGCGCGTTTTACGATTGAGCTGTATTGGACACGTCATTTCGGTATTTTGGAGGCAGACCCGACGATGAAAATAGACGCTATTGCCCTCTATTAA
- a CDS encoding normocyte-binding protein gives MKELVQDRLSKMDDLEQRRLLKNMMAGVFMNLVEYQEEMTRQLERRVFEEIENTEEKFDVYVSLTSREDYDPIHEFLYPVLPSDTKDKVMDISRVAEVVREGGALPLFTLFLEMETDQITALVRSKRVFEGTLVTETGSYPIRFRLEHNRSYILEIEKLYLMFMQNGMPWKTINHPYAYKFVDCVLVGGEGQPSADEEIHEITISLEEFDSFKKVDVFPLWNIERLSLKNSGFPIPAIDHVNYEHVLPLRKTGPEHGYLIDGVEGDIRYIKRTEEELTIVTPRDKSGEWNVLKVTKPVSTRLSRQTYPVLSNRRQDSFLGRYAGKQAVIVRAKAEITRIVHSFEAAQGLELERVDIWGGTGRNDVSKLLSKTRTYPLNPFVSDNVRTEEGKQIMRLAFRHGSADASSTFPAYILSDLLSFLVSEVQMYFPEYKCKGEWL, from the coding sequence GTGAAAGAGCTGGTGCAGGACCGTTTGAGCAAGATGGACGATCTGGAGCAGAGACGTTTGCTGAAAAATATGATGGCGGGGGTGTTTATGAACCTCGTCGAATATCAGGAAGAAATGACCCGCCAGCTGGAACGGCGGGTATTTGAGGAAATTGAGAATACGGAAGAGAAGTTTGACGTGTACGTGTCATTGACATCACGTGAGGACTATGATCCGATTCATGAATTTTTATATCCGGTGTTGCCGTCAGATACCAAGGACAAGGTGATGGACATCAGCCGCGTGGCAGAGGTCGTTCGGGAAGGCGGGGCGTTGCCGCTCTTTACTCTTTTTCTGGAGATGGAGACCGATCAGATCACCGCGCTTGTCCGCAGCAAACGGGTTTTCGAGGGAACGCTTGTAACGGAAACCGGAAGCTATCCGATTCGGTTTCGTCTGGAGCACAACCGTTCTTATATTTTGGAGATTGAGAAGCTGTATCTGATGTTCATGCAAAATGGAATGCCATGGAAAACGATTAATCACCCGTACGCTTATAAATTTGTCGATTGCGTGCTGGTTGGAGGAGAAGGTCAGCCTTCCGCCGATGAGGAAATTCACGAAATTACGATCTCATTGGAGGAATTCGACAGTTTTAAGAAGGTGGATGTTTTTCCACTTTGGAACATTGAACGACTGTCTTTGAAAAACAGTGGTTTCCCCATACCGGCTATAGATCATGTGAATTATGAGCATGTGCTTCCTCTACGTAAAACAGGACCTGAGCACGGCTACCTGATTGACGGAGTGGAAGGCGATATCCGGTATATCAAGCGTACGGAAGAGGAACTGACGATTGTCACGCCACGTGATAAGTCCGGCGAATGGAATGTATTGAAGGTTACCAAGCCCGTCTCAACGAGGCTCAGTCGTCAGACCTATCCAGTGTTGTCCAATCGGCGGCAGGACAGCTTTTTGGGACGGTATGCTGGGAAACAGGCCGTGATTGTCAGGGCCAAAGCCGAAATTACACGCATTGTACACTCTTTTGAAGCTGCACAGGGATTGGAATTGGAGCGTGTGGACATTTGGGGAGGCACAGGCCGAAATGATGTGAGCAAGCTTTTATCCAAAACCCGGACGTATCCATTAAATCCGTTTGTCAGTGACAACGTACGGACGGAGGAAGGCAAGCAGATCATGCGATTGGCGTTTAGACACGGTTCTGCGGATGCTTCGTCCACATTTCCTGCCTACATTTTATCTGACTTACTGAGCTTTCTGGTGTCGGAAGTGCAGATGTATTTCCCGGAGTACAAGTGTAAAGGAGAATGGCTGTGA